Genomic segment of Drosophila simulans strain w501 chromosome 2R, Prin_Dsim_3.1, whole genome shotgun sequence:
AGTGAGTGCAAAGAGGGGCTTTGGAGGTTCAAGGACCCCAAGATTGgtaagcatttaaatattattattattaaaatctatacgtaaaattaattttttgaatcTACCATTATAcaattattcattattataATACTAACATCtatcattatttattattataatactAAAAATCCCCTTTACAAAAATTTTGATCATACACCCCTGTAAGAAAAGTTGCTTGGGCTGAAGAGGTGATTCCTTTCTGGGGGATGCAAAACGCCTGCGATGGATTGTTTACAAGAAGCCGAGTCCTTTGAAAAACGCGTTCTAATGGCCGGTATTCAGTTCTTGCAGGGCTTCCCTCGTTGACCTTGTCTGCAACCCTGGGTAACTCCTGGAAATTTGCACATTACGCATTCGTTTTGAAGGTGGCAACCCTCCTGCGGTGACAATTAATTTCGTACAGCTCATTAGGCGTTGGAAAACTTTCGCCAAGGGTGGCTTTGTATTCTGGATTTTAAACCTGTCATTCCAGCGAAAAGTGGTGTATAAAAGCTAATTTCTTGGGTCCCTTCTGTTTTGATATATTCTATTAGCACGTTGGTAAGCTCAATTAGGCGATTTCACGCTGTCACAGCCTTACTCGactgaaaactaaataatttagctaaaatatgaaaaaagtTAAGAAGTCCATTAAGCGGGAAAGTCCCAGCGATGAGGAGTACACTTTGGAGGAGGACCCAATCGAATTCGAGTTGGAAAAGATGGAGAGGGGCAGTTCCAATGGGGAAAGCGACGAAGAAGGTCAGCGGGATCAAAAGCAAGTGGACTCCAACATCGACGAGATGGACGAGCAAAACGACGAGGAACAGGAGGCAGCCAGGAAACAGGATGCGGAAAGGCAGAACGACTTGCGCAAGATGTATGGTGAGTGGTTTCCCGAGGTGATAAGTTCATAAATACCTACAAAACTTCTTCCAGAACTTAGTCTCCTCCCGCCGGCGGCCATAGCAGCCCAGATCCAGCAACTGGAGAAGGAGATCTACGAGCTGAGCCAATGGGAAGCCAGGGAGCTCATCCGGAGCAAACACCTGCGCATCTTTGGCAACTGCCGTCGTCGCGCCAACAAGTGAAGAAGTGACAAATCTGCTTACAGAACACTGTATACTGTTGATGACTTTGATGGTATCAAATAAAGGGTCGTCAACGAAAGTGACTTCAACTCCATTCCGTTTCCCCTTCCAGTGGCAGAGCACACATAGCTCCACATGGCCCAAGTGGCCAGATGGGCGAGTGTCGTGGGCAAAGTCCCATGAAAGCCGCTTACAGGGCTTAATTTCTGAAAATGGACATGGCATCGACATTCGCCCACGACATCGCCTCCATCTGAAGTCAAGTACAGTGGGACTTCTGTAGCTTGAATTTGAAACATATACATTTTCTGCTAGGAGAAAGAATACTATATCTACCAAATACTAcatatttctattttaataAGTTTCAAATACCTATCTGCATATCTGAATGCATTTCTAACACCATTGAAGATGTATATCAATTCATTGTCTTCCATTTGTCGAAGCCCGCCTGTGTTTACTAGGAAATGCACATCGCATATGGAGGTGGAGGCAGTGCGTCTGGGATTGGGCATTAATCGTGCATTAGAGTCTAGAGTTCAGATGGCCGGAGCTGCGGCATCCGTTCCGACGGGCTTCCTGTGCGCTTAGTGGCCTCCACCGCACTCGCCAATCCTCCTGCCGTTGAGGTGGAGCTCCCGGTTCGGCGGGGGCTTTTGTGGAGTAACTCGATTCAAAGCAAATAGTAGCCAGTTTATCACATggatttgtgctaatttttccatttcctcgcTCGCTCGCCTGGGGAGTTGTGAACCCGATCCGCATTGAAGTTGGCTCTCGAGTTTCCAGGGTTCTTAAGTTGATTAAATTTCACgcgatttgattcgattttcaATTATACGAGTACCGAGTACCGAAACACCGAGTGCCTCAAATCCATTATGCTAAGCAAATACATCTACCGTGTTTTCAGTTTCAACTGCGTGTCAGTTATCaatgcccaaaaaaaaaaaaaaaaatgaaaaagggaAAGCCATGGAAATCAGGGGGAGTTGGGCAAAGCTTTTTGATGCCCGTCCGAGCGACTTCCTGGCATATCCTTTCGAATGTCTGGCTGCCTGTCTGCCTGTCCGTcggatgatgatggtgatgcagTCGAGCACTCCTGCCCCCAAAATatcagttgttgtttttgtcgctTTCGGTGGTTGCGGGTGCAAATGTTTATCAGCTTCAAAGGGATTCCCCGTCCGTCAGTTTGGGCGATTTGGGGTTTGTCACAACACGGCATTACCCAGACTCCGGCGAAAGGAGACATTTGAATGCAACATGTGTCCAGGATTCGGGCTTTGTTAATTTCCAACCCCGAGAACTTAAGGGTGGAACACCGACTCGACTAATAGAATATGCTCATTATGGGATTCCGAGCTGAGTGGGTTTCAGTGTTTCGCGCATAACTcaaactaaattattataaatgaattCATAATCTTGTGCACATTATGATGACTTCAGGGGCCAAAAGGGGGATGATTCAAGTGCTCGTTTCTCCCCcaaaaaatgtcaaatattcaaatataagCGAAAGGATTCGCCATTTATTGGAGTGCCCAGCACTGATTGAATTTACTGCGCAGTTGGCGAGGGGGTGGAGAATTCGTTACTCTTCTAAAAGCCATAAATTGTTTGGGGATCTAAAAGCCATTCATTCAAATGATttcaatatgcaaaaaaagGCTAGTTCCGTTTGTATCCATATTTTGGAATTTAATCCCTTTATCATTGAGTAAAAATTACACTTTTTTATAGTTTCAACGAAAggcatttataattaaatttcaaaggAAATTCTGATGAATGGATATGTGCTTCATTTCAGACACATTTGTATAGTTCAAAGAATTCATTGATTGGGAAATCAATGCGTGTCTgttattgaattaaattttctgaacagaatactatttaaatataaagtaaatttatataaatttaaataatattggGCAGTTAACAAACTGACTTTAcgaattattttaatcaaatgaAGTTGGcataaaatcaattgaaaagcaattatTCCCACACTAACGAGTTGATTTGAAAACTTTCTGCTTCTTTCTTTCACTACAAGTTTTAGGGTTTTTTAACTTAATAAACTTTCAGCCCATACACTTGTATCATACATATAGTTATGTGAAAGACACCTGTCTCggaatgcatttaattaccTGTACAAACGGTGGCAGCATAAGTGTATTTATCTAATTATGGTTAAGTGCCAGTACACGCATTGTAtgctaatttatgcaaatggcgaCACAAATCATATCAGTTCCTtctgcatttaattgcacCCCTTTCCCGTTTATGTTGTGGAAAAATGGCATTAAATTAGCCAAGTGCAGCATAAATTTCACACcgaaaatacagaaaatacAGTGAAAAATGGCGCTCCCAGGGCAATTCACTTGGCCGATTCCATTGTCTCCGACATTCCACGGGGGATTGTAGAAATGGTGGGGTCGGGAAAATGGAGGGACAGACACAAAGAAAATGCCAAGCCAAGTTCGCTAAACCCAACGGCAACATCTGCAGCAAGACGGAGCAACAAGAAGGACAGGCAACAGAGTGGCTATATCCGAGACAACCAGACAAAGGATAAACAGAATCCTGGCCTTTGCGTCCTTTTTTGGAACCGTGTTTATCAAACCGAAGTCGTGTTTATGCTGGGATGCGCCTCCTCCACCTGATCCAAAGGTTTCGTTTCTATTCAAATATGCTGGATACTGCTCACTTGGGCGCTGTTTGGGCCCCCAACCAGGATGGAAATCTCCGCTGGGCAGGTTAAAAAACTCATTAGGAAAATCCTTGGGCGgcggaaattaaataaaatcctaTTAGGCGCTCTATttgctgtgtgcgtgtgtgtgtgtgtgggagggaaatgggaaaagtgcGGTCTGGAAGAACTCCACACTTAATTTATGTGCACGCATTTCGTTGCCGTTACGACATTTCAGCACAGAACGAAATCTAATTATGATAGATAGCTGCGCCCAGCTCATCCCACTCCGCTTTTCCCGCACCCCGCCCCTCATTTCGTTTTGGGGAAAAACTCGTGTGCAGGTGCATTTTGTCACTTGGCGGACTGACAACCGAAGATCTGCCTTAATAAAGTCGGAAAAATAGGGAGTTCTGGGGGCGGGGCAGCAACTTTGAGGGGCGTCACATCTATATCCTAACACATTGCTGATCAAAAGAATCCGAAAATGCTTTGATTTCGCAGCTCTCTCTTTGCGCTTttcgcatttcccatttccgcATGCTAGGCTGCTTCCACTTGTGGATTTCCATGCTTAGAGCAAAGTAATCTcctgcaaaatatttcaattttagagTGTTTAAAGTctaatacatatattcttaatTACATAAGCcttaaatgttcaaaatgtAGGAGGAGAAAAATACATATGGTGAACACAAAAATAGCAACTTAAATTGTCAAACAGAGTTatatttctcatactagaatcaaaattatatcttttaatttatatactaaTCGATCTagcattaatatatttaacgaATTTAAAATCCCTTTAACagcatattaaatttaatgacaCAAGCTAAACCTTCCACATGTTTGATGTAACTGAtatgcttttgtttatatgtCTGCcctgcaaaagcaaacaaatagtCCTTCAGCAGGATGAgctggccaaatgaaattttcgACAATTTGGCAAATGTTAACTTtgctaatttgcataaaccGCAGCCGCCACAACAAAAATAAGctaaaaaaagaggaaaaaccGTCAAGTCAACCCCCAAAGAGGGCCAACACGAATTATAGAAAACTGCTGGCGAATGCAACATTTTTCGGAGGGGAAACAGCGTTGGAGGGTGTGGTGTTGGCCAGACCAGACGACGACCAACTGACTGAGTCCTGTGGATCCTGGCGGCTCACTTTCACTGAACGACTCgcctcgactcgactcgactgtAATCCCCAGCGAAGGCTGCCAGACACGTGCTCACGACCCGGCAATTTGCGTGTCTGGATGTATCTGTGTTTGAAGGCTGTAATTGTGTGCGtcagtgagtgtgtgtgtgggtgttgcaAGAAGGACGATCCAAGACTGAAAGGCCGCAACGCAATCAGTGGGGAAAAAACAAAGATCTTAGGTTACATTTCAGCAATTTACTTGAATTTAGGAAATCATTAGTGggaatttttttaattgcaaaaagtcAGGGATATAATAAAATGAGTCGAATTTacgcaatttatttttagaagcattttttttttaaatcccaaaaatatatacattgcactttagttttaaatttctatgCATTTAACTGCTCATATTACTTCCTCATTATTTAATCGATCTAAAATGAATAAACATCTTGTTCTTGAATTTTTCGAGTGCAAAGACGGCCGCAAATGTAAATGCACTGTTGGCACGCCCAGCGTTTCCTTTTTGAGCGGAAGTCTATGCGATAATGATGGATTGTGTACAACAATGCAAGGGTCCTGCGCCCAGCCGCCCAGCCGCCCACCCCCTTTTGCAGCCAACCCCCTTTTTAGCCACGAATTGTGGGCATTTGAGCGTCTCGCTATTGTGAGTTTTGAATAAGTTTTTGGCTAAATGATTTGATTATGTCTTGGGATtatggaaaaaaaagagactagaaaaataattatgctTCAGAGAGAAGAAAGAGCGGCTACTTTTTTGTAGCTAATCAGTGCGATTAAACTTAGCTTGTCTTTAAAGTTGTTGCTTTTAAGCCGCAAGTGCCGTCTTATACTCTCTTCTAAAACTATAGCACTGTTATGCACTCTTCTAcaaacaaatatgaaatgcaGTTTTCCAGTTTCAGCTTATACGCATTTTTTTTGCCGGCAACTTCTCTCTcctctcaatcagctgttgCGGCGAATTGAAGCGCTGTTAATAACAGCGCCCGTTAACAGCGTCGCTGCACGACTGAGTATAAGTCCGAATATCATTCAGTCGTTAACGAAACTTCGCCGTGCGCGGTTCACTTCGTTTTCCGGTCCGCGTTCGTTGCGTTTTCAATTCAAACTTTTCGCCGGCgtcgtttgttgttgtttgcgaATGCATATGTGGGTGTGCGGCTTGTAAAAAATACGAAAGCGAGCATGTGTGCGCGTTCTGCTCATAATTTTGCGCGTTTGGTGCGTTGACAGCTGCGAAAAGCGACAAAAAGAGAGTGCAGAAAAGTGCAAAGCAAAGGCCGACagctaaacaaacaacaaacaaacaaagcagaagccaaaagaaacaacaacacaccTGCTGCCGCCgtcgtttttgtttgtgtcGGTGCTTTTGGTCCAGAAAGAAATGGGAAATTCGAATGGCAATGCAAAAGTGGCAGCAGGATAGCGAATTGTGATTTTCCGGCGAAACGGAGGAGCCTCGCACAAGAAGCAGATGCTGCAGAAGAGTGAGTTCCTATCGCCCAAGTTCAATGACTGCGGCCAGACTTAATGAGTTCCACCCTTTGAACCACTCCGAAATGCCTGATAACAACAGGCGACAAAGCCCATTTACATATAATTATCTCGCACTGCCCCCCATTCCATCGTTTTCACTTCAGGCACAGACAAACTTCTTTGGCTTGAACTTTGATGATACCAAAATTAAAGacttttaaatcatttattgaTGTTAATCAATGATTAGGATTATGAAGTAATCGTTTTGgaaattgtatataaatactttCCAAGTATAACTTCGTTGTTACAAACCTTTGAGTTAACTTTTAACTTAAGTACTTCTCTTTACATTATCGGTATCATTATTATCACTTcacaataaaaaattagaatattttaaagatgTCTCATTTCTAATAATTATTCAACATTGCTCTTCATAAACAAGTTTTATTATGTCTataataaaacacatttttaatgaatatatttttaaagctgtCACAATAATAAAACACCCATTTTCGTAACTTAAAACCATCATCACTTAGATTTCACTGATAGTAGTTGGCTTAAAGAAGTTTCACTGTAGTTATCAGCGATACCCTGTCACCTCTTCCCCTTGTCAACCGACCACCAATATGTTAATTTGAGCAGCTGTAGGCGCCGCTCTAAGATTCttgttgtgtttatttgctctGTCCCTTAAATGAACTTGTCAATTGCTCAATGATTGCCGTCAATTATCAGTGTCATCGATGCTATCTCTGTCTGATAGCCGCGGCGATAACGATAACGATTGGCAGGCAATACGCCTATACGCTCTTGACTTCTTGCGGAAAGGAAATAGTGTTGCTGATTTCTAATTCATTCCCCTTCCCTTCCCCTCCCTACCATTTCGATGGCTTGCACAACTTTATGGGAGCgagcgtatgcgtaatattattgcgcatacgccacatGGCGCCCCATCGATAAGGGCTCCCCTGGTTATTGTTTATTGAGTTTCGGTTTGTCATTGATTCAATTAATAATCCCAATGGGAATGGAATCGTGGAATTGCGGCTCGAATTGCCACCGACTTTCGGTTCGAAAGCCATTTCGCAACCCTAATGGCTCAATGAGTAATGGAAAGTGGAAGAAGTGGGGTGCCTCCGCCATCCCAACCATTGGGAAAACGCATTTCTGATAAGATTAGGGCCGCATTTGTTCACTGGAAATTATTAATGAATACTCCACCAGCCGACTAAGCGAAATGCTGATGGTTCATTGCACAAGCATT
This window contains:
- the LOC6734212 gene encoding uncharacterized protein LOC6734212, which translates into the protein MKKVKKSIKRESPSDEEYTLEEDPIEFELEKMERGSSNGESDEEGQRDQKQVDSNIDEMDEQNDEEQEAARKQDAERQNDLRKMYELSLLPPAAIAAQIQQLEKEIYELSQWEARELIRSKHLRIFGNCRRRANK